One genomic region from Planktothrix serta PCC 8927 encodes:
- a CDS encoding glycosyltransferase: MTFQRQTPIALISIHGDPDIAIGQEEAGGQNVYVRQVGKALADLGWPVDMFTRRSHPDQPLIVHHSPNCRTIRLIAGPEEFVPRDQGFPYLVEFVEKFQQFQAETGIQYELIHTNYWLSGWVGLELKKRQLLRQVHTYHSLGIIKYQAVSDIPKIAQTRLNVDKLCLETAERVVATSPQEQQFLRELVSPIGKIDIIPCGTNIDQLGRISKAEAREKLGLNPQEKIVFYIGRFDPRKGIETLVRAIADSKFRHSPELKLIIGGGSRPGCSDGLERDRIEKIVYELGLNPITQFTGRILDEDLPLYYRAADVCVIPSHYEPFGLVAIESMASYTPVIAANVGGLKFTVIPEVTGLLCPPKDDLAFTEAIDRILSDPDWAKQLGEAGRKQVETQFSWQGVALKLSDLYTQLLSQPAKN; this comes from the coding sequence ATGACATTTCAACGCCAAACACCTATAGCATTAATCTCGATTCATGGCGATCCCGACATTGCCATCGGACAGGAGGAAGCCGGAGGACAAAATGTTTATGTCCGTCAGGTGGGGAAAGCCTTAGCCGATTTGGGATGGCCAGTGGATATGTTCACTCGCAGAAGTCATCCTGATCAACCCCTGATTGTTCACCATAGCCCTAATTGTCGCACAATTCGGTTAATTGCTGGCCCAGAAGAATTTGTTCCTAGAGATCAAGGGTTTCCCTATTTAGTGGAGTTTGTGGAAAAATTCCAACAATTTCAAGCAGAAACCGGGATACAATATGAGTTAATTCATACCAATTATTGGTTATCGGGTTGGGTGGGATTGGAATTAAAAAAACGTCAACTTTTGCGACAAGTCCATACCTATCATTCGTTAGGAATTATTAAATATCAAGCCGTTTCTGATATTCCTAAAATTGCTCAAACTCGATTAAATGTTGATAAACTCTGTTTAGAAACCGCAGAACGAGTTGTTGCTACCAGTCCTCAAGAACAACAGTTTTTAAGAGAATTAGTTTCGCCAATTGGAAAAATTGATATTATTCCCTGTGGGACTAATATTGATCAATTGGGTCGAATTTCTAAGGCAGAGGCTAGAGAAAAGTTGGGGTTAAATCCCCAGGAAAAAATTGTATTTTATATTGGTCGATTTGATCCTAGAAAAGGGATTGAAACTTTAGTTCGAGCGATCGCTGATTCTAAATTTCGTCATTCTCCTGAGTTAAAATTAATTATTGGCGGGGGCTCTCGTCCGGGTTGTAGTGATGGATTAGAACGCGATCGCATTGAGAAAATTGTCTATGAATTAGGGTTAAATCCTATTACCCAATTTACAGGCCGAATATTAGACGAAGACCTGCCTTTATATTATCGAGCGGCGGATGTTTGTGTGATTCCGAGTCATTATGAACCCTTTGGTTTAGTCGCTATTGAATCTATGGCTAGTTATACTCCCGTAATTGCTGCTAATGTAGGAGGATTAAAATTCACTGTAATTCCTGAAGTAACCGGCTTATTATGTCCGCCCAAAGATGATCTAGCTTTTACTGAAGCTATTGATCGAATTTTATCTGATCCTGACTGGGCAAAACAACTTGGAGAAGCCGGAAGAAAACAAGTAGAAACTCAATTTAGTTGGCAAGGTGTCGCCTTAAAATTAAGCGATCTTTATACTCAACTTCTGAGTCAACCTGCAAAAAATTAA
- a CDS encoding sulfotransferase family protein: MTYFFIGGCPRSGTTLVQSILCSDPATNPLIGEVGYLYHLVEAYHSAKLDFESQGRYFFNDFIDLKQFSTSLVQSFLNQLQKHYTDATDLVLKHPVLSRFFPDVYELLEENVKFIVVIRDPRDTISSLIQVGERMKQQGNKRHLTSLFTQRNMAEYLKFYQSIYAPAWNFKSDDFQSKTCYIKYEYLVCDPNSALQDLRNFTGLNLTPSDVEKVWKRNLVEHSQLQDAAQPFYSDLYGQPISQTRIQKYQQVLNADEIDFIEHQGLEIFKLFGYPLSFD, translated from the coding sequence ATGACTTATTTTTTTATTGGGGGTTGTCCTCGTTCAGGAACAACGCTAGTCCAAAGTATTTTATGTTCTGATCCGGCTACCAATCCTTTAATTGGTGAAGTCGGATATCTTTATCATTTAGTTGAAGCTTATCATTCAGCAAAACTTGATTTTGAAAGCCAAGGACGCTATTTTTTCAATGACTTCATTGACTTAAAACAATTCAGTACCTCCTTAGTTCAATCTTTTTTAAATCAACTTCAAAAGCACTATACTGATGCCACTGATCTCGTACTTAAACACCCCGTTCTGAGTCGGTTTTTCCCCGATGTTTATGAATTATTAGAAGAAAATGTTAAATTTATTGTTGTTATTCGTGATCCACGAGATACAATTTCTTCACTGATTCAAGTGGGAGAACGAATGAAGCAACAAGGCAATAAACGCCATTTAACCTCCTTATTTACTCAAAGAAATATGGCTGAATATCTCAAATTTTATCAATCGATTTATGCGCCAGCCTGGAATTTTAAATCTGATGATTTTCAAAGCAAAACCTGTTATATTAAATATGAATATCTGGTTTGTGATCCCAATTCTGCCTTACAAGATCTAAGAAATTTCACAGGACTAAATCTAACCCCATCGGATGTTGAGAAAGTTTGGAAGCGGAATTTAGTAGAACATTCCCAACTCCAAGATGCTGCCCAACCCTTTTACTCCGACCTCTATGGTCAACCCATTTCCCAGACCCGAATTCAAAAATATCAGCAGGTACTCAATGCGGATGAAATTGACTTTATTGAACATCAAGGATTAGAAATATTTAAACTTTTTGGATATCCCCTCTCTTTTGATTAA
- a CDS encoding FtsW/RodA/SpoVE family cell cycle protein, producing the protein MNLRQIFPFFTPPVTHWSTEARWLHWITFLWLFVGLIVMFSASYPIAYAEQGDGLYYFKRQLIWTVVGLVGFSFIVQSSLKFWLKIAQWGVLIILGLLFLTLVPGLGTTINGATRWISIGPIPIQPSELMKPFLVLQSARFFGNWYRLNLQIRFIWLGIFTTILLSILLQPNLSTTALCGMTLWLVALAAGLPFSYLGGTALGGILLATLSITIKEYQRRRILSFLNPWSDPMGDGYQLVQSLLAVGSGGFWGTGLGLSHQKLYYLPIQYSDFIFSVYAEEFGFIGGILLLLLLTIYGTLALRVALNARQIEHQLVAIGVMVVMVGQSLLNIGVATGALPTTGLPLPLFSYGGSSMIASLALAGLLIRVAREENQAEVISLGDHRSNQNRNRRTERSPKR; encoded by the coding sequence ATGAACTTAAGACAAATTTTCCCCTTTTTTACACCCCCTGTGACTCATTGGTCAACGGAAGCTCGATGGTTACACTGGATAACGTTTCTCTGGTTATTTGTGGGTTTAATTGTCATGTTCTCGGCTTCCTATCCCATTGCTTATGCAGAACAGGGAGATGGATTATATTATTTTAAACGTCAATTAATTTGGACAGTCGTAGGATTAGTCGGATTTAGTTTTATTGTTCAATCTTCACTAAAATTTTGGTTAAAAATTGCCCAATGGGGGGTTTTAATTATTCTAGGATTATTATTTCTCACCTTAGTTCCAGGGTTAGGAACAACGATTAATGGCGCAACGCGCTGGATTTCTATCGGGCCAATTCCCATTCAGCCTTCAGAATTAATGAAGCCTTTTTTAGTCTTACAAAGTGCACGTTTTTTTGGCAATTGGTATCGTTTAAATTTGCAAATTCGGTTTATTTGGTTGGGAATTTTTACAACCATATTGTTATCTATTTTATTGCAACCCAACTTAAGTACCACTGCTCTCTGTGGCATGACTCTTTGGTTAGTCGCGTTAGCCGCAGGACTGCCTTTTTCTTATTTAGGAGGAACCGCTTTAGGAGGGATACTTTTAGCCACCTTAAGTATTACGATTAAAGAATATCAAAGACGAAGAATTTTATCCTTTTTAAATCCTTGGTCTGATCCGATGGGAGATGGATATCAGTTAGTGCAAAGTCTTTTAGCAGTGGGTTCGGGGGGTTTTTGGGGAACGGGGTTAGGATTATCTCACCAAAAATTATATTATTTACCTATTCAATACAGTGATTTTATTTTCTCGGTTTATGCAGAAGAATTTGGCTTTATTGGAGGGATATTATTATTATTATTATTAACGATTTATGGAACTCTAGCTCTACGAGTCGCCCTCAACGCACGACAAATTGAACATCAATTAGTTGCTATTGGGGTGATGGTCGTCATGGTAGGACAATCTCTATTAAATATTGGGGTAGCAACGGGTGCTTTACCCACCACAGGTTTACCTTTACCCTTATTTAGTTATGGGGGAAGTTCAATGATTGCCAGTTTAGCTTTAGCTGGGTTATTAATTCGAGTAGCCAGAGAAGAAAATCAAGCGGAGGTGATTTCTTTAGGAGATCATCGTTCAAATCAAAATCGAAATCGTAGAACTGAGCGATCGCCCAAGCGTTAA
- a CDS encoding S66 peptidase family protein, which yields MINFQGLKPGDKLRVIAPSGALREWERFEAGVKIWRSHGYNLEFTSGFDQVNGYLAGSDENRRQQLIEALTDETCRGILCARGGFGSTRLLEGWKWKNIAQISPVPKFLIGFSDITGLLWAFSNSPQIIGIHGPVVTTLASEPDWSIQRLFDGIETGFFEELQGEGWGGGSVLGRLFPANLTVATHLLGTAYQPDLTDSIIALEDVNEEPYRLDRMLTHWRMVGAFKGVRGIALGRFSRCEAEGNSNSFTLEEVLRDRLGDLGIPIVSNLPFGHEGSNAILPVGRVVHLDGKQGILSFSE from the coding sequence ATGATCAATTTTCAAGGATTAAAACCAGGGGATAAATTAAGAGTTATCGCACCCAGTGGAGCATTAAGAGAATGGGAGCGGTTTGAAGCTGGGGTTAAAATTTGGCGATCGCACGGTTATAATCTTGAATTCACATCGGGTTTTGATCAAGTTAATGGATATCTAGCGGGAAGCGATGAAAACCGACGACAACAATTAATAGAAGCGCTAACAGATGAAACTTGTCGCGGGATTTTATGCGCCAGAGGAGGGTTTGGATCAACTCGATTATTAGAAGGTTGGAAGTGGAAAAATATCGCTCAAATTTCTCCAGTTCCTAAATTTTTAATCGGATTTTCTGATATTACTGGATTATTATGGGCTTTTTCTAATTCCCCGCAAATTATCGGCATCCACGGCCCGGTTGTAACCACCTTAGCCAGTGAACCAGATTGGTCAATTCAACGGTTATTTGATGGAATAGAAACGGGGTTTTTTGAAGAATTACAAGGGGAAGGTTGGGGCGGAGGTTCTGTTTTGGGTCGATTATTTCCTGCTAATTTAACCGTTGCAACTCATTTATTAGGAACAGCTTATCAGCCTGATTTAACGGATTCTATAATCGCCTTAGAAGATGTTAATGAAGAACCCTATCGTTTAGATCGAATGTTAACCCACTGGCGCATGGTGGGTGCATTCAAAGGGGTTCGAGGAATTGCATTAGGACGATTTAGTCGGTGTGAAGCGGAAGGGAATTCTAACAGTTTTACCCTAGAAGAAGTGTTACGCGATCGCTTAGGAGATTTAGGAATTCCTATTGTGTCTAATTTGCCCTTTGGTCATGAGGGATCTAATGCGATTTTACCCGTTGGAAGGGTTGTTCATCTCGATGGAAAACAGGGAATTTTAAGTTTTTCTGAATAG
- a CDS encoding glycosyltransferase family 4 protein: MNKPLKLLLVSTPVGPLGSGLGGGVELTVLNIATILRQRGYKITIVAPETSELESFSIVEIPGILQTLAQTQNRDDPVILSNNSVLTNLWNYAIKVADQYDIIVNFAYDWLPLFLTPFFKGKLIHLVSMSSLTDVMDQAVQNTIKQCPGSIAFYTQTQAETFGLKGGYFCLSSALKLSEYHFCKQPKNQLAWVGRISPEKGLEDAVIASARTGIPLLIMGKIQDQDYWQKIIQNNSQAPIEYLGFLSTDKLQEQLRQCRALVMTHRWIEAFGNVAIEALACGVPVISYRRGGPTEIIRDGVTGWLVEPDNINQLVNAIQKIDQIDRLACRQQAEREYSLEALGDRIEQWFFQVIS, encoded by the coding sequence ATGAACAAACCTTTAAAATTATTATTAGTATCTACTCCCGTTGGGCCTTTGGGATCTGGGTTAGGAGGAGGTGTAGAATTAACAGTATTGAATATTGCAACGATTTTGCGACAAAGAGGTTATAAAATTACAATTGTTGCTCCTGAAACCTCGGAATTAGAATCTTTTTCAATAGTAGAAATTCCGGGGATATTACAAACCTTAGCCCAAACCCAAAACCGTGATGATCCAGTAATTTTATCGAATAATTCTGTCTTGACAAATCTATGGAATTATGCTATAAAAGTTGCTGATCAATATGATATTATTGTCAATTTTGCTTATGATTGGTTGCCTTTATTTTTAACCCCTTTTTTTAAAGGTAAATTAATCCATTTAGTCAGTATGAGTTCTTTAACTGATGTGATGGATCAGGCTGTTCAAAATACGATCAAACAGTGTCCGGGTTCTATTGCTTTTTATACGCAAACTCAAGCGGAAACTTTTGGTTTGAAAGGAGGTTATTTTTGTTTAAGTAGTGCCCTTAAATTATCTGAATATCATTTCTGTAAACAACCGAAAAATCAATTGGCTTGGGTGGGTAGAATTTCCCCAGAAAAAGGGTTAGAAGATGCTGTTATTGCTTCAGCTAGAACGGGAATTCCATTATTGATTATGGGTAAAATTCAAGATCAAGACTACTGGCAAAAAATTATTCAAAATAATTCCCAAGCTCCTATTGAATATTTAGGCTTTTTATCAACGGATAAACTTCAAGAACAGTTGCGTCAATGTCGGGCTTTAGTGATGACTCATCGCTGGATAGAAGCCTTTGGAAATGTGGCTATTGAAGCTTTAGCTTGTGGTGTTCCGGTGATTTCCTATCGTCGAGGAGGGCCGACAGAAATTATTCGAGATGGGGTAACAGGTTGGTTAGTGGAACCTGATAATATTAATCAGTTAGTGAATGCGATTCAAAAGATCGATCAAATTGACCGTTTAGCGTGTCGTCAACAGGCGGAAAGGGAATATTCTTTAGAGGCTTTAGGCGATCGCATTGAACAATGGTTCTTTCAAGTTATTTCGTAG
- a CDS encoding glycoside hydrolase family 108 protein, with the protein MPEYPEAFKTALKFTLKWEAGVGDPRDLAGTVNYGISQPTYDTYLLRKKLASKSVLQITQPEVEEVYYEQFWKPCLADSMVLPLAVAHFDTAVNFSVKGSLEFLQEAIGGLTVDGNFGPKSKIALEKANNLQTAQRYCQGRIDYRYQRVKSNPSQDIFLDGWLRRDQDLLRYVNELGGVTTPKPTPTPTPKPVSQAEILTKIEQAIRLLQEAVDLLKKQ; encoded by the coding sequence ATGCCTGAATATCCTGAAGCCTTTAAAACTGCGTTAAAATTTACCTTAAAATGGGAAGCTGGCGTTGGCGACCCCAGAGATTTAGCGGGGACAGTGAATTATGGTATTTCTCAACCCACCTATGATACCTATTTGCTGCGGAAAAAATTAGCTTCTAAGTCGGTCTTACAAATTACCCAACCGGAAGTAGAAGAGGTTTATTATGAACAATTTTGGAAACCTTGTTTAGCAGATTCGATGGTGTTACCCTTAGCAGTAGCGCATTTTGATACGGCTGTTAATTTTAGTGTTAAAGGTAGTTTGGAATTTTTACAAGAAGCCATTGGCGGGTTAACCGTTGATGGAAATTTCGGCCCGAAATCAAAAATCGCTTTAGAAAAAGCTAATAATTTACAAACCGCCCAACGCTATTGTCAAGGTCGAATTGACTATCGTTATCAACGGGTAAAATCTAACCCCAGTCAAGATATTTTCTTAGATGGATGGTTACGACGAGATCAAGATTTATTGCGGTATGTCAATGAATTAGGAGGTGTAACTACACCCAAACCAACACCAACACCAACACCCAAACCTGTTAGCCAAGCAGAAATATTGACTAAAATAGAACAGGCTATCCGGTTATTACAAGAAGCGGTTGATTTGCTCAAAAAACAATAA